From Xenopus tropicalis strain Nigerian chromosome 3, UCB_Xtro_10.0, whole genome shotgun sequence, the proteins below share one genomic window:
- the helb gene encoding DNA helicase B isoform X1: protein MSAKLHPSRSLSARGRRGDGCTVLQGRLLPVKDGEVAHKREESDPDDSDGDDPQFMDAREIEGGGMVVQSTPLRRTVVIIKDKYGPEYRVSGFFPLVDPWWSVKLKVKRDGTQYFAQGYPSYALENDMSKDILSLFLHACKVHDDTKQTFINWLPSDATLTFDNLKKLIEEFQMNNSSNKINIESSGPGLLVMQALECPLTLKYLPKLLPRKVKGIFFIQTSESSEDPKPQIDLLKEIETILASEPWKFGFQCIIYRALKLCRCEATWGCFLQCKKLLAKMTELQKNALLIYNELKDRCREIGDTYAEQEVLTKLVSGQMPAEDAWEAIKFLKDNCIVVLEGQRVFLQNLYLYEKDIARYISALVNGTSWKLDFDAKEILASTKCFAGEENSKLEFTADNPGNLYKDDGPPSQYINTLQITDGPASTDDSSAELDIDQLNAVSMICSNPITVISGKGGCGKTTVVSLVFKHMIKKENMEIEEACKALEGDLDASEEWNRDQMACKEECIEPVHILLTAPTGKAASLLKKKTGLPAATLHQVTCSYSAWRKQNSDKPWKFSKVKALVVDEGSLVSVNIFSTALKFLCNNSDLAKLIILGDVRQLPSIEPGNLLADIFTSLGNKKWVIELRTNHRAESQLIVDNATRISQQKYPEFDAVINIVSGQAIEMPDAEKKFILVSLSSGNDQDLDTAIKALLDKGPGLEDDKHSQFIAFRRRDCMMINELCSRHYSEHSIKNHKNKFDFQVKDKVCCTKNAYVKDLKTKNTERLDLTQSPGNRHTINCEEAIPSTAAWARNRSQAQSDSLANEDERLCNGEIFFITDDVERDKIRELTLRDSEDREYTLNYKALRRCCGLTHAWARTIHTFQGSEEETVVYVLGSAGRQNWKHVYTAVTRGRKRVYIVAKLDQLGGAIANKARDRKTRLQQRLKETLTQNRDDPGSGKPIGGTQVQCVSNADHEDCNREQKFKILSHHSPTSPGCSVPSTAPPNCEVPSTSTNHTEGNLASEDFIHSLQQSPSQKRPANISEGPGTPAKLSRVAASKENMSPLGCSRLQNLSLGCSSPKQLFKP, encoded by the exons ATGAGCGCAAAGCTTCACCCGTCCCGCTCGCTGAGTGCCCGGGGGCGCAGAGGGGATGGCTGCACGGTGCTACAGGGCCGTCTGCTGCCAGTGAAAGATGGGGAAGTGGCGCACAAACGGGAGGAGAGCGATCCCGATGACAGCGATGGGGATGATCCCCAGTTCATGGATGCCAGAGAGATAGAAGGAGGGGGCATGGTGGTACAATCTACCCCGCTGCGCAGAACTGTGG tgATTATTAAAGATAAATATGGACCTGAATATCGAGTGAGTGGATTTTTTCCATTGGTAGATCCTTGGTGGTCTGTAAAACTAAAAGTGAAACGTGATGGGACGCAGTACTTTGCACAAGGATATCCTTCATACGCTCTTGAGAATGACATGAGCAAGGATATACTTTCTCTTTTCCTCCATGCCTGTAAAGTTCATGATGatacaaaacaaacatttatcaACTGGTTACCAAGTGATGCAACATTGACTTTTGACAACCTGAAAAAACTCATAGAAGAATTTCAGATGAACAATtcaagtaataaaataaatattgaaagttcag GTCCTGGTCTCCTTGTTATGCAAGCCCTGGAATGCCCTCTTACTCTGAAATACTTACCAAAGCTGTTACCAAGGAAAGTGAAAGGAATTTTTTTCATTCAGACATCTGAAAGTTCTGAAGACCCTAAGCCCCAAATTGATTTGTTGAAAGAAATTGAAACCATATTAGCCAGTGAGCCTTGGAAGTTTGGATTTCAATGT ATAATCTATAGGGCGTTAAAGCTTTGCCGTTGTGAAGCAACTTGGGGCTGCTTTCTCCAGTGTAAGAAGCTACTGGCAAAAATGacagaattacagaaaaatgCACTTCTTATTTATAATGAACTGAAGGATAGATGCAGGGAGATTGGAGATACCTACGCTGAACAAGAAGTACTTACTAAGCTTGTTAGTGGCCAAATGCCTGCTGAAGATGCATGGGAGGCAATTAAGTTCCTAAAGGATAACTGTATTGTGGTGCTAGAAGGACAGCGGGTTTTTCTACAGAATCTGTACTTGTATGAAAAAGATATTGCAAGATATATTAGTGCACTTGTAAACGGAACCTCTTGGAAACTGGACTTTGATGCTAAGGAAATACTTGCTAGCACCAAATGTTTTGCTGGAGAAGAAAATAGTAAATTGGAATTTACAGCAGATAATCCAGGAAACCTTTACAAAGATGATGGTCCTCCCAGTCAATACATTAATACTTTACAAATAACTGATGGCCCAGCATCTACAGATGACAGTTCAGCAGAACTAGACATTGACCAGCTGAATGCTGTTTCAATGATTTGTTCCAATCCTATTACAGTCATAAGTGGGAAAGGTGGATGTGGAAAGACCACTGTTGTTAGTCTTGTATTCAAACACATGATAAAGAAAGAGAATATGGAGATAGAAGAGGCCTGCAAAGCCCTTGAGGGTGACCTGGATGCTTCAGAGGAATGGAACAGGGATCAAATGGCTTGCAAAGAGGAATGCATTGAACCTGTACATATTTTACTTACTGCACCTACAGGGAAAGCTGCTTCCCTTTTGAAGAAAAAAACAGGCCTTCCTGCTGCTACTTTGCATCAG GTGACCTGCAGCTATTCTGCTTGGAGAAAGCAAAACTCAGACAAACCTTGGAAATTCTCTAAAGTAAAAGCACTGGTTGTTGATGAAGGAAGTCTGGTTTCTGTTAATATTTTTAGCACTGCTTTAAAGTTTCTGTGTAATAATTCGGATCTGGCCAAGCTGATCATTCTCG GGGATGTCCGACAGTTACCAAGCATTGAACCTGGTAACCTGCTAGCTGATATATTCACCAGTCTTGGTAACAAGAAGTGGGTTATTGAGCTGAGAACAAATCACAGGGCTGAATCACAGCTCATTGTAGACAATGCAACACG AATATCTCAGCAAAAGTATCCTGAGTTTGATGCGGTCATAAACATTGTAAGTGGCCAAGCCATTGAGATGCCTGATGCAGAGAAGAAATTCATTTTGGTCTCTTTATCTAGTGGAAATGATCAGG ATTTGGACACTGCAATAAAGGCACTACTTGATAAGGGACCAGGATTAGAAGATGACAAGCACTCTCAGTTTATTGCATTTAGAAG aaGGGACTGCATGATGATAAATGAGCTGTGTTCCAGGCACTATTCAGAACATTCAATCAA GAATCACAAGAATAAATTCGATTTTCAGGTTAAAGACAAGGTTTGTTGTACAAAGAATGCCTATGTAAAAGACCTTAAAACCAA GAATACTGAAAGGCTGGATTTGACGCAATCACCAGGAAATAGACACACTATAAACTGTGAGGAAGCAATACCCAGCACAGCAGCATGGGCCAGGAATAGGTCCCAGGCACAGTCTGACAGTTTGGCAAACGAAGATGAGAGATTATGCAACGGagaaattttttttataactgat gatGTGGAAAGGGATAAAATACGTGAATTAACACTCAGGGATTCAGAAGATAGAGAATACACCTTAAATTATAAAGCACTTAGAAGGTGCTgtggtttgacacatgcttgggCCAGAACTATTCACACTTTCCAG GGATCAGAAGAGGAGACAGTGGTGTATGTCCTGGGAAGTGCAGGCAGACAGAACTGGAAACATGTATATACAGCAGTAACTCGGGGTCGCAAACGTGTGTATATAGTAGCCAAATTAGACCAGCTGGGTGGAGCCATAGCAAATAAAGCACGTGACAGGAAAACTCGGTTGCAGCAGCGCTTGAAAGAGACTCTCACGCAAAACAGAGATGATCCTGGATCAGGAAAGCCTATCGGTGGAACCCAGGTTCAATGTGTCTCCAATGCAGATCATGAGGATTGTAATAGAGAACAGAAATTTAAGATACTATCCCATCACTCTCCAACATCTCCTGGCTGCTCTGTGCCTTCAACTGCTCCACCTAACTGTGAAGTTCCCAGTACAAGCACTAACCATACAGAGGGGAACCTGGCAAGTGAAGATTTTATTCACTCCCTACAGCAGTCTCCTTCTCAAAAAAGGCCAGCAAATATCTCTGAAGGCCCAGGAACTCCTGCCAAGCTGTCAAGGGTTGCAGCCTCTAAG GAAAACATGTCCCCACTAGGCTGTTCCAGACTGCAGAACCTGTCTCTTGGCTGCTCTTCTCCCAAGCAGCTTTTCAAACCATAA
- the helb gene encoding DNA helicase B isoform X2, with the protein MSAKLHPSRSLSARGRRGDGCTVLQGRLLPVKDGEVAHKREESDPDDSDGDDPQFMDAREIEGGGMVVQSTPLRRTVGPGLLVMQALECPLTLKYLPKLLPRKVKGIFFIQTSESSEDPKPQIDLLKEIETILASEPWKFGFQCIIYRALKLCRCEATWGCFLQCKKLLAKMTELQKNALLIYNELKDRCREIGDTYAEQEVLTKLVSGQMPAEDAWEAIKFLKDNCIVVLEGQRVFLQNLYLYEKDIARYISALVNGTSWKLDFDAKEILASTKCFAGEENSKLEFTADNPGNLYKDDGPPSQYINTLQITDGPASTDDSSAELDIDQLNAVSMICSNPITVISGKGGCGKTTVVSLVFKHMIKKENMEIEEACKALEGDLDASEEWNRDQMACKEECIEPVHILLTAPTGKAASLLKKKTGLPAATLHQVTCSYSAWRKQNSDKPWKFSKVKALVVDEGSLVSVNIFSTALKFLCNNSDLAKLIILGDVRQLPSIEPGNLLADIFTSLGNKKWVIELRTNHRAESQLIVDNATRISQQKYPEFDAVINIVSGQAIEMPDAEKKFILVSLSSGNDQDLDTAIKALLDKGPGLEDDKHSQFIAFRRRDCMMINELCSRHYSEHSIKNHKNKFDFQVKDKVCCTKNAYVKDLKTKNTERLDLTQSPGNRHTINCEEAIPSTAAWARNRSQAQSDSLANEDERLCNGEIFFITDDVERDKIRELTLRDSEDREYTLNYKALRRCCGLTHAWARTIHTFQGSEEETVVYVLGSAGRQNWKHVYTAVTRGRKRVYIVAKLDQLGGAIANKARDRKTRLQQRLKETLTQNRDDPGSGKPIGGTQVQCVSNADHEDCNREQKFKILSHHSPTSPGCSVPSTAPPNCEVPSTSTNHTEGNLASEDFIHSLQQSPSQKRPANISEGPGTPAKLSRVAASKENMSPLGCSRLQNLSLGCSSPKQLFKP; encoded by the exons ATGAGCGCAAAGCTTCACCCGTCCCGCTCGCTGAGTGCCCGGGGGCGCAGAGGGGATGGCTGCACGGTGCTACAGGGCCGTCTGCTGCCAGTGAAAGATGGGGAAGTGGCGCACAAACGGGAGGAGAGCGATCCCGATGACAGCGATGGGGATGATCCCCAGTTCATGGATGCCAGAGAGATAGAAGGAGGGGGCATGGTGGTACAATCTACCCCGCTGCGCAGAACTGTGG GTCCTGGTCTCCTTGTTATGCAAGCCCTGGAATGCCCTCTTACTCTGAAATACTTACCAAAGCTGTTACCAAGGAAAGTGAAAGGAATTTTTTTCATTCAGACATCTGAAAGTTCTGAAGACCCTAAGCCCCAAATTGATTTGTTGAAAGAAATTGAAACCATATTAGCCAGTGAGCCTTGGAAGTTTGGATTTCAATGT ATAATCTATAGGGCGTTAAAGCTTTGCCGTTGTGAAGCAACTTGGGGCTGCTTTCTCCAGTGTAAGAAGCTACTGGCAAAAATGacagaattacagaaaaatgCACTTCTTATTTATAATGAACTGAAGGATAGATGCAGGGAGATTGGAGATACCTACGCTGAACAAGAAGTACTTACTAAGCTTGTTAGTGGCCAAATGCCTGCTGAAGATGCATGGGAGGCAATTAAGTTCCTAAAGGATAACTGTATTGTGGTGCTAGAAGGACAGCGGGTTTTTCTACAGAATCTGTACTTGTATGAAAAAGATATTGCAAGATATATTAGTGCACTTGTAAACGGAACCTCTTGGAAACTGGACTTTGATGCTAAGGAAATACTTGCTAGCACCAAATGTTTTGCTGGAGAAGAAAATAGTAAATTGGAATTTACAGCAGATAATCCAGGAAACCTTTACAAAGATGATGGTCCTCCCAGTCAATACATTAATACTTTACAAATAACTGATGGCCCAGCATCTACAGATGACAGTTCAGCAGAACTAGACATTGACCAGCTGAATGCTGTTTCAATGATTTGTTCCAATCCTATTACAGTCATAAGTGGGAAAGGTGGATGTGGAAAGACCACTGTTGTTAGTCTTGTATTCAAACACATGATAAAGAAAGAGAATATGGAGATAGAAGAGGCCTGCAAAGCCCTTGAGGGTGACCTGGATGCTTCAGAGGAATGGAACAGGGATCAAATGGCTTGCAAAGAGGAATGCATTGAACCTGTACATATTTTACTTACTGCACCTACAGGGAAAGCTGCTTCCCTTTTGAAGAAAAAAACAGGCCTTCCTGCTGCTACTTTGCATCAG GTGACCTGCAGCTATTCTGCTTGGAGAAAGCAAAACTCAGACAAACCTTGGAAATTCTCTAAAGTAAAAGCACTGGTTGTTGATGAAGGAAGTCTGGTTTCTGTTAATATTTTTAGCACTGCTTTAAAGTTTCTGTGTAATAATTCGGATCTGGCCAAGCTGATCATTCTCG GGGATGTCCGACAGTTACCAAGCATTGAACCTGGTAACCTGCTAGCTGATATATTCACCAGTCTTGGTAACAAGAAGTGGGTTATTGAGCTGAGAACAAATCACAGGGCTGAATCACAGCTCATTGTAGACAATGCAACACG AATATCTCAGCAAAAGTATCCTGAGTTTGATGCGGTCATAAACATTGTAAGTGGCCAAGCCATTGAGATGCCTGATGCAGAGAAGAAATTCATTTTGGTCTCTTTATCTAGTGGAAATGATCAGG ATTTGGACACTGCAATAAAGGCACTACTTGATAAGGGACCAGGATTAGAAGATGACAAGCACTCTCAGTTTATTGCATTTAGAAG aaGGGACTGCATGATGATAAATGAGCTGTGTTCCAGGCACTATTCAGAACATTCAATCAA GAATCACAAGAATAAATTCGATTTTCAGGTTAAAGACAAGGTTTGTTGTACAAAGAATGCCTATGTAAAAGACCTTAAAACCAA GAATACTGAAAGGCTGGATTTGACGCAATCACCAGGAAATAGACACACTATAAACTGTGAGGAAGCAATACCCAGCACAGCAGCATGGGCCAGGAATAGGTCCCAGGCACAGTCTGACAGTTTGGCAAACGAAGATGAGAGATTATGCAACGGagaaattttttttataactgat gatGTGGAAAGGGATAAAATACGTGAATTAACACTCAGGGATTCAGAAGATAGAGAATACACCTTAAATTATAAAGCACTTAGAAGGTGCTgtggtttgacacatgcttgggCCAGAACTATTCACACTTTCCAG GGATCAGAAGAGGAGACAGTGGTGTATGTCCTGGGAAGTGCAGGCAGACAGAACTGGAAACATGTATATACAGCAGTAACTCGGGGTCGCAAACGTGTGTATATAGTAGCCAAATTAGACCAGCTGGGTGGAGCCATAGCAAATAAAGCACGTGACAGGAAAACTCGGTTGCAGCAGCGCTTGAAAGAGACTCTCACGCAAAACAGAGATGATCCTGGATCAGGAAAGCCTATCGGTGGAACCCAGGTTCAATGTGTCTCCAATGCAGATCATGAGGATTGTAATAGAGAACAGAAATTTAAGATACTATCCCATCACTCTCCAACATCTCCTGGCTGCTCTGTGCCTTCAACTGCTCCACCTAACTGTGAAGTTCCCAGTACAAGCACTAACCATACAGAGGGGAACCTGGCAAGTGAAGATTTTATTCACTCCCTACAGCAGTCTCCTTCTCAAAAAAGGCCAGCAAATATCTCTGAAGGCCCAGGAACTCCTGCCAAGCTGTCAAGGGTTGCAGCCTCTAAG GAAAACATGTCCCCACTAGGCTGTTCCAGACTGCAGAACCTGTCTCTTGGCTGCTCTTCTCCCAAGCAGCTTTTCAAACCATAA